In Campylobacter suis, the following proteins share a genomic window:
- a CDS encoding DnaJ C-terminal domain-containing protein → MSESLYETLGVSKSASADEIKKSYRRLARKYHPDINKDAGAEEKFKEINAAYEILSDEKKRAQYDQYGDSMFGGQNFHDFARGSANMGDLNEILRNIFSGGGFGASGFSQTGGFGGFSQQGFGGFGGVNLDINAKVSIPFDVAIMGGEHKININSESLKIKIPAGINNDEKLRVKGKGKSAMGQTGDLILSVNIEDSDEYERDGDDLIKDALIPLKTMLFGGKFDVKTYKKDVTIKISPDSKTGTKIRLKGYGIQNRKSGIYGDLYLKTRVLLPNVDELDDELVKLLKEKLPE, encoded by the coding sequence ATGAGCGAAAGTTTATATGAAACACTAGGTGTTTCAAAGTCGGCTTCTGCTGATGAAATAAAAAAATCCTACCGTAGACTAGCTAGAAAATATCATCCAGACATCAACAAAGATGCTGGTGCGGAAGAAAAATTTAAAGAGATAAACGCAGCGTATGAGATTTTAAGTGATGAGAAAAAACGCGCGCAATACGATCAATATGGCGATAGTATGTTTGGTGGGCAAAATTTCCATGACTTTGCTAGAGGTTCTGCAAATATGGGCGATCTCAATGAAATTTTACGCAATATCTTTTCTGGTGGCGGCTTTGGAGCTAGTGGTTTTAGTCAAACAGGTGGCTTTGGTGGCTTTAGCCAGCAAGGTTTTGGTGGTTTTGGTGGCGTAAATCTTGATATAAATGCCAAAGTTAGCATACCTTTTGATGTTGCGATTATGGGTGGAGAACATAAGATAAATATAAATTCAGAAAGTCTAAAGATAAAAATTCCAGCCGGCATAAACAACGATGAAAAACTACGCGTCAAAGGCAAAGGCAAGAGCGCCATGGGGCAAACTGGCGACCTTATACTCAGTGTAAATATTGAGGATAGTGATGAGTATGAAAGAGATGGTGATGATCTTATAAAAGATGCGTTAATACCACTTAAAACTATGCTTTTTGGTGGCAAATTTGATGTAAAAACTTACAAAAAAGATGTTACTATAAAAATCTCCCCCGACTCTAAAACTGGCACCAAAATTCGTCTAAAAGGCTACGGTATTCAAAATAGAAAGAGTGGAATTTATGGGGATTTATACCTTAAAACAAGAGTGCTGCTGCCAAATGTTGATGAGCTTGATGATGAGCTTGTAAAACTTTTAAAAGAAAAACTTCCGGAGTAA
- the secA gene encoding preprotein translocase subunit SecA, whose amino-acid sequence MISTIFQKIFGTQNDREVKKYYKRLKGVNELEAKYENMSDDELKAAFNALKDEVRAGKSEDEVLNDVFAIVREAGKRTLGMRHFDVQIIGGMVLHEGRIAEMKTGEGKTLVATLPVVLNAMSGKGVHVVTVNDYLAKRDATQMGVLYNFLGLSVDVALSGQNSDSIRKAAYDADITYGTNSEFGFDYLRDNMKFDENDKVQRGHNFVIVDEVDSILIDEARTPLIISGPTNRTLDGYIKANDVAKKLVRGEPADLSVPGSKPTGDFVVDEKNRNIIITEEGISNAEKLFGVENLYDLNNAILSHHLDQALKAHNLFEKDVHYVLRGNEIVIVDEFTGRLSEGRRFSEGLHQALEAKEGVQIQEESQTLADTTYQNYFRMYKKMAGMTGTAQTEATEFSQIYKLEVISIPTNVPVKRIDANDLIYKTTAEKFKAVIDEIKKANSKGQPVLVGTASIERSEMLHEMLVKAGIAHSVLNAKNHEKEAEIIAEAGKKGAVTIATNMAGRGVDIRIDDEVRALGGLYIIGTERHESRRIDNQLRGRAGRQGDPGMSRFYLSLEDNLLRIFGADRIKAIMDRLGIDEGESIESKLVTRAVENAQKKVENLHFEARKHLLEYDDVANEQRKTIYKYRDELLDKEYDMSEKIAENRLAYVTNLLESVEIFEITMKEDFDLKALVSHLESDSSESIDESELAGLDYNELVAKICEILEQRYTEKMSILSAEQKREIEKVLYLQVLDGAWREHLYQMDILKTGIGLRGYNQKDPLTEYKKESYNLFVELVTRLKTESVKMLSLLRLKPRDEALQDEAAAMRSRMQDEQNEMLRAEEQLSGNKKIPRNAPCPCGSGKKYKECHGKSGPKKGVFA is encoded by the coding sequence ATGATCTCAACGATATTTCAGAAAATTTTTGGAACACAAAACGATAGAGAGGTTAAAAAATACTATAAAAGACTAAAAGGCGTTAACGAGCTTGAAGCAAAATATGAAAACATGAGCGATGATGAGCTAAAAGCCGCATTTAACGCTTTAAAAGATGAAGTTAGAGCAGGAAAAAGTGAAGATGAAGTTCTAAATGATGTTTTTGCTATCGTCAGAGAGGCCGGCAAAAGAACGCTTGGTATGCGACATTTTGATGTTCAGATCATAGGCGGTATGGTACTTCATGAAGGTCGCATAGCTGAGATGAAGACGGGAGAGGGCAAAACCCTTGTGGCAACACTACCTGTTGTACTAAATGCAATGAGTGGCAAGGGCGTGCATGTAGTAACTGTAAATGACTATCTTGCAAAGCGTGACGCGACACAAATGGGCGTGCTTTATAACTTTCTTGGGCTTAGCGTGGATGTTGCTCTAAGCGGTCAAAACAGCGATAGTATTCGCAAAGCAGCCTATGATGCAGATATAACTTATGGAACAAATTCTGAATTTGGTTTTGATTATTTGCGAGATAATATGAAATTTGACGAAAACGATAAGGTTCAGCGTGGACATAACTTTGTTATAGTTGATGAAGTCGATAGTATATTAATTGACGAAGCAAGAACCCCATTAATCATCTCAGGACCTACTAATCGCACTCTTGATGGCTACATCAAAGCAAACGATGTGGCTAAAAAGCTTGTGCGCGGTGAGCCAGCTGATCTAAGCGTACCAGGCTCAAAGCCTACTGGTGACTTTGTTGTGGATGAGAAAAACCGCAATATCATCATCACAGAAGAGGGCATAAGTAACGCCGAGAAGCTATTTGGTGTTGAAAATTTGTATGATCTAAACAACGCTATCTTAAGCCATCATCTAGATCAAGCCCTAAAAGCTCACAATCTCTTTGAAAAAGATGTCCATTATGTCTTGCGTGGTAATGAGATAGTGATAGTTGATGAATTTACTGGGCGTTTAAGCGAGGGTAGGCGTTTTAGTGAGGGTTTACACCAAGCACTTGAGGCAAAAGAGGGGGTGCAAATTCAAGAAGAGAGCCAAACTCTAGCTGATACAACTTATCAAAACTATTTTAGAATGTATAAAAAAATGGCAGGCATGACTGGTACGGCGCAGACTGAGGCTACTGAGTTTTCACAAATTTATAAACTAGAAGTCATCTCTATCCCCACAAATGTTCCTGTTAAGAGAATAGATGCAAACGATCTTATTTATAAGACAACGGCTGAAAAATTTAAAGCTGTTATAGATGAGATAAAAAAGGCAAATTCAAAAGGTCAGCCAGTTCTTGTGGGAACGGCGAGTATTGAGCGAAGTGAGATGTTGCATGAAATGCTTGTTAAAGCTGGTATCGCACACTCTGTGCTAAATGCTAAAAACCATGAAAAAGAGGCAGAGATCATCGCTGAAGCGGGCAAAAAAGGTGCAGTAACGATCGCCACAAATATGGCAGGCAGGGGCGTTGATATACGCATAGATGATGAGGTGCGTGCCCTTGGCGGACTTTATATCATCGGTACAGAGCGTCACGAAAGCCGTCGTATAGATAATCAACTTCGTGGTCGTGCTGGTCGTCAGGGTGATCCTGGCATGAGTCGCTTTTATCTTAGCCTAGAGGATAATCTGCTTAGAATTTTTGGTGCTGACCGCATAAAGGCTATCATGGATAGACTTGGTATCGATGAGGGTGAAAGTATAGAGAGTAAACTTGTTACTCGTGCGGTTGAAAATGCACAAAAAAAGGTTGAAAATTTACACTTTGAAGCTAGAAAACACCTTCTTGAATACGACGATGTGGCAAATGAACAAAGAAAGACTATCTATAAATACCGCGACGAGCTTCTTGATAAAGAGTATGATATGAGTGAAAAGATAGCCGAAAATAGACTCGCATATGTTACAAATTTGCTTGAAAGTGTTGAGATATTTGAGATTACTATGAAAGAGGATTTTGATCTTAAAGCTTTAGTTTCACACCTTGAAAGTGATAGCTCTGAAAGTATCGATGAGAGCGAACTTGCGGGGCTTGATTACAATGAGCTTGTGGCTAAAATTTGTGAGATTTTAGAGCAGCGCTATACTGAAAAGATGAGTATATTAAGTGCTGAGCAAAAGAGAGAGATCGAAAAGGTTCTTTACTTGCAGGTACTTGATGGTGCTTGGAGAGAGCATTTGTATCAGATGGATATATTAAAAACAGGTATCGGTCTTCGTGGATATAACCAAAAAGATCCTCTTACCGAGTATAAAAAAGAGAGTTATAACCTTTTTGTAGAGCTTGTCACTCGGCTAAAAACTGAGAGCGTAAAGATGTTAAGTCTTTTAAGGCTAAAGCCTCGTGATGAAGCACTGCAAGATGAGGCTGCTGCTATGAGATCACGCATGCAAGATGAGCAAAATGAGATGTTAAGAGCAGAGGAGCAGTTAAGTGGAAATAAAAAAATCCCACGCAACGCCCCTTGTCCGTGCGGTAGCGGCAAAAAATACAAAGAGTGTCACGGCAAAAGCGGCCCTAAAAAAGGCGTTTTTGCATAA
- a CDS encoding potassium/proton antiporter, which translates to MENLLLFFAILLITSILASKFTDRLGIPSLLVFLGVGMLAGSDGLLGVSFDDQSMTQNVGMLALIFILYAGGLDTVFNSIKPVFSRGIILATAGVILTALALLPVAKFLLGYSWLEAFLLCAIISSTDAAAVFAVLKANNLSLKNNIGPLLELESGSNDPMAIFLTLTLIQIISLSQLPTGNDIALTFIKQFGIGAVLGYIFGILLPGIFNRIKLKISGLYPVFSVAWILLLYTVCAKLGGNGYLAVYMAGIFINKKEFVHKKNLIGFHDGIAWAMQLVVFLTLGLLVTPSELPGIALMAFLLALWLIFVARPIGVFVSLVYSRFGFKDKLFISWVGLRGVVPIVLATYTYGGGLEHANMIFNIIFFMVLISICLQGASIPYAARKFDVVLEEEPKQPPLSSSPILTYALKQFCVQPNSTLVGKSLAEINLPTTLLVIMIKRNNEYIKPTGSFIFENADTLLIQCENSEIYDECMSKF; encoded by the coding sequence TTGGAAAATTTACTTTTATTTTTTGCGATCTTACTTATAACTTCTATACTAGCTAGTAAATTTACCGATAGACTTGGTATACCTTCACTGCTTGTCTTTCTTGGCGTTGGTATGCTTGCTGGCTCAGACGGGCTTTTAGGCGTAAGCTTTGATGATCAAAGTATGACACAAAATGTAGGCATGTTGGCGCTTATATTTATACTTTATGCGGGCGGACTTGACACGGTTTTTAACTCTATAAAACCAGTTTTTTCAAGAGGCATTATACTAGCAACTGCTGGTGTTATCCTAACCGCCCTAGCCTTACTGCCAGTTGCTAAATTTTTACTTGGGTATAGCTGGCTTGAGGCATTTTTGCTTTGTGCCATCATCTCATCAACCGACGCAGCCGCTGTTTTTGCAGTCTTAAAGGCAAATAATCTCTCGCTAAAAAACAATATCGGACCGCTTTTAGAGCTTGAGTCTGGCTCAAACGACCCGATGGCGATATTTTTAACTCTAACATTGATACAAATCATCTCACTATCTCAGCTTCCAACAGGCAATGACATAGCACTGACATTTATAAAGCAGTTTGGCATAGGGGCGGTTTTAGGCTATATCTTTGGCATATTATTGCCTGGTATATTTAATAGGATAAAGCTTAAAATTTCTGGACTTTACCCAGTTTTTTCAGTCGCTTGGATACTGCTTTTATATACAGTTTGCGCAAAATTAGGAGGCAATGGGTATTTAGCTGTTTATATGGCTGGAATTTTTATAAACAAAAAAGAGTTTGTACACAAGAAAAATTTAATAGGCTTTCACGATGGTATCGCATGGGCTATGCAGCTTGTGGTCTTTTTAACACTTGGTCTTTTAGTAACACCTTCTGAGCTTCCTGGCATAGCACTAATGGCATTTTTACTAGCCCTATGGCTCATCTTTGTTGCTAGACCTATAGGCGTTTTTGTATCACTGGTATATTCAAGATTTGGTTTTAAAGATAAGCTTTTCATCTCTTGGGTTGGGCTTAGAGGTGTCGTTCCTATCGTGCTTGCAACCTATACATATGGTGGTGGATTAGAGCATGCAAATATGATATTTAATATTATATTTTTCATGGTCTTAATCTCCATTTGCCTTCAAGGCGCAAGTATCCCGTATGCTGCAAGAAAATTTGATGTCGTTCTTGAAGAAGAGCCAAAACAGCCACCCCTTAGTAGCTCTCCGATACTCACATATGCTCTAAAACAGTTTTGCGTACAGCCAAACTCAACTCTTGTGGGTAAAAGTCTAGCAGAGATAAATTTGCCAACAACCTTGCTAGTCATTATGATAAAGCGTAACAATGAATATATAAAACCGACTGGCTCATTTATCTTTGAAAATGCAGATACATTGCTAATACAATGTGAAAATAGTGAAATTTACGATGAGTGTATGTCTAAGTTTTAA
- a CDS encoding Do family serine endopeptidase, with the protein MKKIIYSSIFLSTMLVAASVNIEEANSNISRVSPLQNGGDNAILSYHNSIADAKKTVVNISTTKTSKVRSHGFDEFLNDPMFREFFGFNFGIPQERQKSSSLGSGVIISSDGYIITNNHVVEDSDEIAVVLSGSDKEHKAKVVGLDPKTDLAVIKIEAKGLNAIKFADSSKVLEGDVVFAIGNPFGVGSSITRGIISGLNKNNIGLNQYENFIQTDASINPGNSGGALVDSRGALVGINTAILSRGGDSSGIGFAIPSSMVKDIAQRLINDGKIERGYLGVMIANLTNDQKELYENKEGALVSSVEKGFAADEAGIKRGDLIVKIDDKNIKDANDLKNYIGSLSPNREVEVTFERNGKINKNKLKLSSMDIGAKVAKADESVVDGLGISNLTDDIKYKYKIPKETNGVLVTEVKSGSKAEEYGFERGDIIMQVADELIIDIDTFTKAIKKHKGKKLVWVNRRGVAQGLVIR; encoded by the coding sequence ATGAAAAAAATAATATATTCGTCAATATTTCTTTCAACTATGCTTGTGGCTGCAAGTGTGAATATCGAAGAGGCAAATTCTAACATTTCAAGAGTTTCGCCTTTGCAAAATGGAGGCGATAATGCGATACTTTCGTATCATAACTCAATTGCCGATGCGAAAAAAACGGTTGTTAATATCTCAACTACAAAAACAAGCAAAGTAAGGTCGCATGGCTTTGATGAGTTTTTAAACGATCCTATGTTTAGAGAATTTTTTGGTTTTAATTTTGGTATACCGCAAGAGCGTCAAAAAAGTAGCTCTCTAGGCTCTGGTGTTATCATCTCAAGCGATGGATACATTATCACAAACAACCATGTAGTGGAGGATAGTGATGAGATAGCAGTTGTGCTTTCAGGCAGTGATAAAGAGCACAAAGCAAAGGTTGTAGGACTTGATCCAAAGACCGATCTAGCTGTTATTAAGATAGAAGCCAAGGGGTTAAATGCGATAAAATTTGCGGACTCATCAAAGGTGCTTGAAGGCGATGTGGTTTTTGCGATAGGAAATCCATTTGGCGTTGGCTCTTCGATTACTAGGGGTATCATATCTGGGCTAAATAAAAACAACATAGGTCTAAATCAGTATGAAAATTTTATCCAAACCGATGCGTCGATAAATCCTGGAAATTCGGGCGGAGCGTTGGTTGATAGTCGCGGAGCTTTAGTGGGTATAAACACAGCCATTCTTTCTCGTGGCGGAGATAGTAGTGGTATAGGTTTTGCGATACCTTCAAGTATGGTAAAAGATATTGCTCAAAGACTTATAAATGACGGTAAGATAGAGCGAGGATATCTTGGCGTGATGATAGCAAATTTGACAAATGACCAAAAAGAGCTTTATGAAAACAAAGAAGGAGCTCTTGTTAGTAGCGTAGAAAAGGGATTTGCTGCTGATGAAGCTGGCATAAAGCGCGGCGATCTTATCGTTAAGATAGATGATAAAAATATAAAAGATGCAAATGATCTTAAGAACTATATCGGATCGCTTTCGCCAAATCGCGAAGTGGAGGTAACTTTTGAGCGAAATGGCAAGATAAATAAAAACAAACTAAAGCTTTCTAGTATGGATATCGGAGCAAAGGTCGCAAAAGCTGATGAAAGCGTTGTTGATGGTCTTGGAATTTCAAATTTAACAGATGATATAAAATATAAATACAAAATACCAAAAGAGACAAACGGTGTTTTGGTAACCGAGGTAAAAAGTGGTTCAAAAGCTGAAGAGTACGGCTTTGAGCGTGGTGATATTATCATGCAAGTAGCTGATGAGCTTATCATTGATATAGATACTTTTACAAAAGCTATCAAAAAACATAAAGGCAAAAAGCTAGTTTGGGTAAATAGACGAGGCGTGGCTCAAGGGCTAGTTATAAGATAA
- the lolA gene encoding LolA-like outer membrane lipoprotein chaperone has product MRKFLLSSLLVVGAFCADLSFKSLQSEFTQVVNSKDASVSYVGKFYANADNTALWIYSSPTPKKIYFSDTHVVVIEDELEQAIISKLDSTPNLTQILSSAKKITPDLYKAKYDNVEYLITMKNGLPLVIDYKDKLENKIKVTLKNVIKDKAISKELLTPNVPKGYDIITQ; this is encoded by the coding sequence ATGAGAAAATTTTTATTATCATCGCTTCTGGTAGTTGGAGCATTTTGTGCTGATCTTAGCTTTAAAAGTTTACAAAGTGAATTTACGCAGGTGGTAAATAGCAAAGATGCTAGCGTTAGCTATGTTGGAAAATTTTATGCAAATGCTGATAATACCGCACTTTGGATATATTCATCTCCGACACCAAAAAAGATATATTTTAGTGATACACATGTTGTTGTTATAGAAGATGAGCTTGAGCAAGCCATCATCTCAAAACTTGACTCAACACCAAATCTAACACAAATTCTAAGCTCCGCAAAAAAGATAACCCCAGATCTTTATAAGGCAAAATATGACAATGTAGAGTATCTGATCACCATGAAAAATGGGCTACCTTTAGTCATAGACTACAAAGATAAGTTGGAAAATAAGATAAAAGTTACCTTAAAAAATGTCATCAAAGATAAGGCAATCTCAAAAGAGCTTTTAACCCCAAATGTCCCAAAAGGCTACGATATCATCACTCAATAA
- a CDS encoding ABC transporter permease: MQSLPKYLLFKYLRFDKSQPFITLSAVLAFLGVSIGLMVLIVAMAIMNGFDKEFERKLFTMNYPISILSPFQGSVNDKLVDELKQKFPELSFSPFISTQVILRGANKLEGGLLFGVNSKDEKRINQVIADGLGELELNEFEILIGKGLSEGLNLPNGEKTTVIFTKADPSGFALIPKMKRFDVVANFSSGLVAYDKAYSYTSASALRKILEYPNDAYDGIHIYSQKPFDDIKRVQAALPAGMKAIGWWEQNGNFFSALALEKRALFIVLMLIILVASLNIISSLLMTVMNRRQEIALLLALGASKSEIKKSFFYQGLVIGGSGIVFGLLLGLFGVWLLGSFNIIDLPADVYGSSKLPMELSLGDFAMIVVGAIVIVCMSSYYPAKKSAEVDVLQTLRNE; this comes from the coding sequence TTGCAAAGCTTGCCAAAATATCTACTTTTTAAATATCTGCGTTTTGATAAAAGTCAGCCATTTATCACGCTAAGTGCCGTGCTTGCGTTTCTTGGTGTAAGTATAGGTCTTATGGTTTTAATCGTTGCGATGGCTATTATGAATGGATTTGATAAAGAATTTGAGCGCAAGCTTTTTACTATGAACTACCCAATATCCATACTTAGCCCATTTCAAGGCTCAGTAAATGACAAGCTTGTGGATGAACTTAAACAAAAATTTCCAGAGTTAAGCTTTAGCCCATTTATAAGTACGCAAGTTATTTTGCGTGGGGCAAATAAGCTTGAAGGCGGGCTACTTTTTGGAGTAAATTCAAAAGATGAGAAGCGGATAAATCAAGTCATAGCAGATGGGCTTGGCGAGCTTGAATTAAATGAGTTTGAGATCCTTATTGGCAAAGGTTTAAGCGAGGGATTAAATTTACCAAATGGCGAAAAGACTACAGTTATTTTTACTAAGGCTGATCCAAGCGGTTTTGCGCTTATCCCAAAGATGAAGCGCTTTGATGTGGTGGCAAATTTTAGCTCTGGACTCGTTGCTTATGACAAGGCTTATAGCTATACTTCAGCAAGTGCACTTAGGAAAATTTTAGAATACCCTAATGATGCTTATGATGGCATACATATCTATTCGCAAAAGCCGTTTGATGATATAAAGCGAGTGCAAGCTGCTTTGCCTGCTGGTATGAAAGCGATAGGCTGGTGGGAGCAAAATGGAAATTTTTTCTCAGCTCTTGCACTTGAAAAGCGAGCACTTTTTATCGTCTTAATGCTTATTATTTTGGTAGCTTCACTAAATATTATTAGCTCACTTCTTATGACAGTTATGAATCGTCGTCAAGAGATCGCCCTTCTTTTGGCACTTGGTGCTAGTAAGAGTGAGATAAAAAAGAGCTTTTTTTATCAAGGGCTAGTTATAGGTGGAAGCGGGATAGTTTTTGGCTTGCTTCTTGGTCTTTTTGGCGTTTGGTTGCTTGGTAGTTTTAATATAATTGACCTGCCAGCCGATGTTTATGGAAGCTCAAAACTACCTATGGAGCTTTCTTTGGGGGATTTTGCGATGATAGTTGTAGGAGCTATCGTGATAGTTTGCATGTCATCTTACTATCCAGCTAAAAAGTCAGCCGAAGTCGATGTTTTACAAACATTGCGAAACGAATAA
- a CDS encoding ArsS family sensor histidine kinase, whose protein sequence is MQRSSIFITITFIFSLALISVCLAFLWLMGYDKQNYSKELNNKYSNVAQAHLFYMSGIINEEKFKDSLKNINMPEIKDQTLKAEVLAKAQVLEEISDDIGSSAILLFQRHHYLKIRHIDNIKLLMDTEFQPYRYEVIKVVFGIVGIILLVAYIFVIYKLKPLRKLKRQITKFANGDIDGVVNVSRGNDEISDVSQAFYDAVLQIKTLNDSRHLFLRNIMHELKTPITKGRLVAEMMDEGKSKDRFISVFNKLENLINELAAIEQTTSKIELSNKTTCFLDDIMDEAIDLAMIEPSQVGLNRVENLKLNVEFKLFSIAIKNMLDNGLKYSTDKHVNVLTTPDNIKFMSRGEPLKEKLEFYIQPFIKGQNTQKSFGLGLYIVSNILSAHGMKLSYEYKNEMNIFIFDNLCGIISK, encoded by the coding sequence ATGCAACGCTCATCTATTTTTATAACGATCACCTTTATCTTTTCGCTTGCGCTTATCTCTGTATGCCTAGCGTTTTTGTGGCTTATGGGATATGATAAGCAAAACTACTCAAAAGAGCTAAATAACAAATATTCAAATGTCGCACAAGCGCATCTTTTTTATATGAGTGGGATAATAAATGAGGAGAAATTTAAAGACTCGCTTAAAAACATAAACATGCCAGAGATAAAAGACCAAACCTTAAAAGCAGAAGTGCTTGCAAAAGCTCAGGTTTTAGAAGAAATTTCTGATGACATAGGTTCAAGCGCTATACTGCTTTTTCAAAGACACCACTATCTTAAGATTCGCCACATCGACAACATCAAACTACTCATGGATACGGAATTTCAGCCATATCGCTATGAGGTTATAAAGGTTGTTTTTGGCATAGTTGGCATTATCTTGCTTGTTGCATATATTTTTGTTATCTATAAGCTAAAACCACTTAGAAAACTAAAACGCCAAATAACAAAATTTGCAAATGGCGATATAGATGGCGTAGTAAATGTAAGTCGTGGTAATGACGAAATTTCCGATGTTTCTCAGGCTTTTTATGATGCTGTCTTACAGATAAAAACACTCAATGACTCACGCCATCTTTTTTTGCGAAACATCATGCATGAGTTAAAAACACCTATCACAAAAGGTCGTTTGGTTGCTGAGATGATGGATGAGGGAAAGAGCAAAGATAGATTTATCAGTGTTTTTAATAAACTAGAAAATTTAATAAATGAACTTGCGGCGATTGAGCAGACCACATCAAAGATAGAACTTAGCAACAAAACAACTTGTTTTTTAGATGACATCATGGATGAGGCTATTGATTTAGCGATGATAGAACCTAGTCAAGTTGGGCTAAATAGAGTTGAGAATTTAAAGCTAAATGTTGAGTTTAAGCTTTTTAGTATAGCTATTAAAAATATGCTAGATAACGGGCTAAAATACTCAACTGACAAACATGTAAATGTCCTAACCACGCCTGATAATATCAAATTTATGAGTCGTGGCGAACCGCTCAAAGAAAAGCTTGAGTTTTACATCCAGCCCTTTATCAAAGGTCAAAATACGCAAAAAAGTTTTGGTCTTGGGCTATATATAGTAAGCAATATCTTAAGCGCACACGGCATGAAACTAAGCTATGAATATAAAAATGAAATGAATATATTTATTTTTGATAATTTGTGTGGTATAATCTCAAAGTAA
- a CDS encoding heat shock protein transcriptional repressor HspR, which yields MQNYDEPLYLISVVAKVLSVHPQTLRQYEREGLVEPSRTDGRMRLYSQRDVDKVKMILRLTRDLGVNLAGVDVILQLKDKMDEFEATINELKTQLGQKNTNIPSKKALVKRKNNFDIIFYESKS from the coding sequence ATGCAAAATTATGATGAACCACTTTATCTAATAAGCGTTGTAGCAAAAGTTCTTAGTGTACATCCTCAAACCTTACGCCAATATGAAAGAGAGGGGCTTGTCGAGCCATCACGCACCGATGGACGCATGCGTCTTTACTCACAAAGAGATGTTGATAAGGTAAAGATGATACTAAGACTAACAAGAGATCTTGGCGTAAATTTAGCTGGTGTTGATGTGATACTTCAACTAAAAGACAAGATGGATGAATTTGAAGCTACTATTAACGAGCTAAAAACCCAGCTTGGACAAAAAAATACAAACATACCTAGCAAAAAAGCTCTTGTAAAGCGCAAAAATAACTTTGATATTATTTTTTACGAGAGTAAGAGTTAA
- a CDS encoding pyridoxal-5'-phosphate-dependent protein: MAAKHFLPQNLSSLVDLEISVMKRYYNHTKDAKELSLIYFQIPETNTGYEWIIEKILRNTDAVVQEKNHFVAVLFATNKNGALKLLEGIQEFLSERPLDIVVNYPHDGSSSKVLLEKFQDEIKDNYGILLECLRTTDLDATTNDEFF, translated from the coding sequence ATGGCTGCAAAACACTTTTTGCCACAAAATTTATCATCACTTGTTGATCTTGAAATTTCAGTCATGAAGCGCTATTACAACCATACAAAAGATGCCAAGGAGCTCTCTCTTATCTATTTTCAGATCCCAGAAACAAACACTGGCTATGAGTGGATAATAGAAAAAATTTTAAGAAATACCGATGCTGTTGTGCAAGAGAAAAACCACTTTGTTGCCGTACTTTTTGCAACAAATAAAAACGGAGCACTTAAACTTTTAGAAGGAATTCAAGAGTTTTTAAGTGAAAGGCCACTTGATATTGTAGTCAATTACCCCCACGATGGTAGCAGCTCAAAAGTCTTGCTTGAAAAATTTCAAGATGAGATAAAAGATAATTACGGTATCTTGCTAGAATGTCTAAGGACAACCGACCTTGATGCAACTACAAATGATGAGTTTTTTTAA